One Carassius auratus strain Wakin unplaced genomic scaffold, ASM336829v1 scaf_tig00006185, whole genome shotgun sequence genomic window, AGGGAAGGCCTAATTTATTGACAAACAAGATGAAAATGAACCATTTTTAGATGGTATTCATTTTTCATCTAATAGTCCGTGTAGctgattcaaatatttttttttggcctAAGGGCCAAGTTAACCTACTTAATGCACATTCACTAGGTTAATCTTTCCATAATTCCACATTCGAAGCTGTTGTGCGATgttttgatgtatgtttttacTGTGTGGGATGAATGTGTcctaattaaaatgcaaatgtagTGGAGGCTCTTGGCTCTAAAACCTGTTGCCAACAGAGCACTCGATGCACGAACTCCGAATGCCATCAACGGCAGaacctctctctatctctcgctcgttctctctctctttcttgctctgAATAGCTCTTCAGTTTCTTCTCCACATGCCAGGCCTGTAATCTGTTATGCATACTCTCCTCAAGGACTCTCTACCATCAAACAAGAAGTCAGTCctcaactgtttgtttgtttttcttcttcattgATTGATTCATGGAGTCTatcattaaaagaatagtttacgCAAAAATGAAAGATCTGTCATCATTGACTCATCCCATTAAGGAAATATGATTTTTCTCTTTCCTGTAGAGCACAAAATAAGTTTTTCATGCTGCTCTTGTACTTACAAAGCTGTGTTAATAGTATCTTTGAGATGgcattgtagtttttattaatagtttacatttttttttaataaatattttattttaatagtgtgcagttttttttcagttttagtttgttattttagtacagatACATTAGTTAAACTACATAAAATTGAGAATTGTTTGTTAATTGTAGTGTAAGTTTTAGCTAACTTTTATAACCACGTTACAAAGTGTTTTTTCATTCTGAAAATGACAGTATAAAAGCATCATAGTCTAAATGACTCATGGATCATGTTCCAAGTCTTCTAATGTGATTTTTGAGAGTAACAGAGTGAACCGTAAGCTTGACAAGCATGGTcaacatttactttcattatatggaaaagagcagcctggacattctactaaacatctccttttgtgttctacatgagacagaaagtcaaacaggttttgaAAGTCATGAgcaggagtaaatgacgacagaatgttaatttctgtgtgaaatatccctttaattatCTTTGGATTGCTTTGATGACTTATCATTCGTTATCTTTGGACTCGGAAAGCAGCCTGCAGTTCACTGATACGCATCAGTATCCGTGTCACTAAAATGTAGGGCATACTAGAGAAATGAGGGATGCTGTCTATTGGACGATTTCATCTGGTTTCCTCTTATGTGCTCCTTAAAGGAGGCATGGAAACAGAGAAGGATGATGCCAAGTAAATGGATTTCAGATGCGTCAGGTGAAATGAACACATCTACCCACGTCTCCTGTGGAGAGAGATCCTGCGTCCATTATACTATACAGTGGTGATTCCCATAATCATATCAGCTAGAAATGCAAATTCACCTCTTTTATGTCATACCTCTAGAATTTCAAAGAATAACCCAGATTTCCACAAAAAAGCCTTGCTTTTGAACAAGAATAGAATAGCTATTTTGGCCGaaactgaacatttattttaaacactataTTTTAGATTCTCCAGCTGTGAAAGAGCACCCGCAAACCTTGTGAGTCACTTTCCCACTTGATACCTGGCtgtgatgttgttaacatttgatcgattttttattttatccaggaCGGTGGTCTCTTGATCAACAACCCTACCGCTCTGGCCATCCATGAGAGCAAGTGTCTGTGGCCCAACATGCCTGTGGAGTGTGTGGTGTCTCTGGGCACAGGCCGATACGAAACCGTAGCCAAGGCCAGCTCGAGCACTTATACCAGCTTGAAGACCAAACTCACCAATGTCATCAGCAGTGCCACTGACACTGAAGGTGAGATGATGGGGTCACATGATCACATCTGTCAGCTTGTCCCTGTGTTGTTCTGTGCTGTGTGTAGCACCTACAGCTCTGCATATCCCATAGGATCCCAGAGTTAGAATCGAACAGCTTAAGTTTAATTTTTAACAAGGTCACTGATAGTTTCAATCTGATGTTAAGAGTTCATATAAagcattgtaatttaatttaatttaatttaatttaaataataacttatctattttttaattggtatttacaattaaaaacaaatttaaaaagtattaaataatgaAACCTGATATGACAtaatcaaacataaaaataataaatcagtaataaaaCGTTGCTATTATTCTATTGTTTGTCACTCACTATGTAAACCTCTTGTTCTTCTACTGTAGAGGTCCACACTATGCTGGACGCCCTCCTCCCCCCGAACACTTATTTTCGTTTTAACCCTTACATGAGTGAAGACATCTCATTGGACGAAAACAGACAGGAGAGGCTGGACTTCCTGCAGGCCGAGGGTCGGCGGTACCTGGAGCGTAACGAGAATAAGTTAAAGAAAGTGGCTAGTGTTCTCACTCAAGAAAAGGGCATCGTTCAGAAACTAGCCGACTGGGCCCAGCTCAAAGCTGACATGTACGATGACCTTGCTTTTCGTTCCAAACTCTGAAACTCACACTCTAAACCACACTAGCACAACCACTGACATTCTCCGTTGTCTGTTTATCATATAACAAGGTAAACTGTGCACTACAGTTAATACAGTGTTAAATCTGTTGCCATATGACAgtttaaaacagagaaacaagTCTGTTGCCTCATATTGACGAGCACATAAGAAGAT contains:
- the LOC113071153 gene encoding calcium-independent phospholipase A2-gamma-like; translated protein: MPVECVVSLGTGRYETVAKASSSTYTSLKTKLTNVISSATDTEEVHTMLDALLPPNTYFRFNPYMSEDISLDENRQERLDFLQAEGRRYLERNENKLKKVASVLTQEKGIVQKLADWAQLKADMYDDLAFRSKL